Proteins from one Oncorhynchus gorbuscha isolate QuinsamMale2020 ecotype Even-year linkage group LG18, OgorEven_v1.0, whole genome shotgun sequence genomic window:
- the LOC124004087 gene encoding transcription factor HES-5-like, with the protein MAPVNICDMVMTTKDKIKLRKPVVEKMRRDRINSSIEQLKTLLKTELQAHQPNSKLEKADILETAVVYLKDNSMRPAASFNVASPVQSYAEGFTRCLEETLRFLSAKNQPTGSQQKLLNHFHRAQKLGDRVVLSPNRATVPHNSSTPKRVTPGGRGPMWRPW; encoded by the exons ATGGCTCCTGTCAATATTTGCGACATGGTGATGACCACGAAAGATAAAATCAAA CTTAGAAAACCAGTGGTGGAAAAGATGCGCCGAGACCGCATTAACAGCAGCATCGAACAGCTCAAGACACTCCTCAAAACCGAACTTCAAGCACACCAACCCAACTCGAAACTGGAAAAGGCTGACATTCTCGAGACAGCTGTGGTTTACCTGAAAGACAACAGCATGCGCCCTGCTGCTTCATTCAACGTAGCGTCACCTGTCCAAAGCTACGCGGAGGGATTCACCCGCTGCCTGGAGGAGACGCTGCGCTTCCTCTCAGCGAAAAACCAGCCGACTGGCTCACAACAGAAGCTTCTCAATCACTTCCATCGCGCTCAGAAACTCGGTGATAGAGTCGTGCTGAGTCCAAACCGCGCAACGGTCCCTCACAACAGCAGCACTCCGAAACGTGTCACCCCAGGTGGAAGAGGGCCCATGTGGAGACCCTGGTGA
- the aldh4a1 gene encoding delta-1-pyrroline-5-carboxylate dehydrogenase, mitochondrial: MLRVRSALCHSWRGFRTFPCAAVEVKNEPILGFNEGSPERAELQKALDDLKGKTEEIPCVVGDEHVWTKDIRYQLSPFNHSHKLAKFCYADKDLLNKAILASVAARREWDLKPIQDRAQVLFKAADIISGPKRAEILAKTMIGQGKTVVQAEIDAAAELIDFFRFNAKHAVELESQQPLDSDGSTNTMLYRGLEGFVAAVAPFNFTAIGGNLAGTPALMGNVVLWKPSDTAMSASYAVYNVLRESGLPPNIIQFVPADGPVFGDTITSSEHLAGINFTGSVPTFKRLWKQVAQNLDIYKNFPRVGGECGGKNFHFVHKSADVRSVVTGTIRSAFEYGGQKCSACSRMYVPDSLWPQIKQGLLDIHKQLKVGDPVEDWSTFFSAVIDDKSFARIKKWLDHAKSSPKLNIIAGGHCDDKKGYFVEPTIIESTDPQEAIMAEEIFGPVLSVYVYPENNYKEVLKLIDNTSPYALTGAVFALDKNVVDEAAKALRNAAGNYYVNDKSTGSIVAQQPFGGARASGTNDKPGGPHYVLRWTSPQVVKATHVPLREWKYPYMG; encoded by the exons TTTCAGGACCTTCCCCTGTGCAGCTGTTGAGGTGAAGAATGAGCCCATCCTGGGATTCAACGAGGGCAGTCCAGAGAGGGCCGAGCTGCAGAAG gccCTGGATGACCTGAAGGGGAAGACAGAGGAGATTCCCTGTGTGGTTGGAGATGAACATGTGTGGACCAAAGACATCAGATACCAGCTATCA CCCTTCAACCACTCACACAAACTGGCCAAGTTTTGCTATGCTGACAAG GACCTGCTCAACAAAGCTATCTTAGCCTCTGTGGCGGCGAGGAGAGAATGGGACCTGAAACCCATCCAGGACCGAGCCCAGGTCCTCTTTAAGGCTGCTGACATCATCAGTGGACCTAAGAGAGCTGAGATTCTGGCCAAGACCATGATTGGCCAG GGCAAAACAGTGGTGCAGGCAGAGATTGATGCGGCTGCAGAGCTAATAGACTTCTTCCGTTTCAATGCGAAGCACGCTGTTGAACTGGAGAGCCAGCAGCCCCTGGACAGTGATGGTAGCACCAACACCATGCTCTACCGTGGGCTGGAG GGTTTTGTAGCTGCTGTCGCCCCATTTAACTTCACTGCAATTGGTGGAAACCTAGCAGGTACACCTGCTCTCATG GgtaatgtagttctgtggaagCCTAGCGACACAGCCATGTCAGCTAGCTACGCCGTATACAATGTTCTGCGGGAGTCAGGGTTACCCCCCAACATCATCCAGTTTGTGCCAGCCGACGGACCAGTGTTTGGAGACACCATCACTTCCTCTGAACATCTGGCTGGCATCAACTTTACCGGCAGTGTCCC TACCTTCAAGCGCCTGTGGAAACAAGTGGCCCAGAACCTGGATATCTACAAGAACTTCCCTCGGGTGGGAGGAG AATGTGGCGGTAAGAACTTCCACTTTGTGCACAAGTCTGCGGATGTGCGGAGTGTGGTGACTGGGACCATCCGCTCTGCGTTTGAGTACGGAGGGCAGAAGTGCTCAGCCTGCTCCAGGATGTATGTACCAGACTCCCTGTGGCCCCAGATCAAACAGGGGCTCCTGGACATCCACAAGCAGCTCAAAGTTGGAGAC CCTGTGGAGGACTGGAGTACATTCTTCTCTGCTGTGATTGATGACAAG TCCTTTGCTCGTATTAAGAAGTGGTTGGACCATGCCAAGTCATCCCCTAAGTTGAACATAATTGCTGGGGGCCACTGTGATGACAAGAAGGGTTACTTTGTGGAGCCGACCATCATTGAGAGCACCGACCCACAGGAAGCCATCATGGCCGAG GAAATCTTTGGCCCAGTTCTGTCTGTCTATGTTTACCCTGAGAACAACTACAAGGAGGTTCTAAAACTTATAGACAACACATCACCATACGCCCTGACAGGAGCGGTCTTCGCTCTTGACAA GAATGTTGTAGATGAGGCAGCTAAGGCCTTGAGGAACGCTGCAGGAAATTACTACGTGAATGACAAGTCCACCGGCTCGATTGTCGCCCAGCAGCCATTTGGTGGCGCCAGAGCTTCAG GTACCAATGACAAACCTGGTGGTCCTCACTACGTCCTGCGATGGACATCCCCACAGGTGGTCAAGGCCACCCACGTCCCGCTCAGAGAATGGAAGTACCCATACATGGGTTAA